In Rattus rattus isolate New Zealand chromosome 9, Rrattus_CSIRO_v1, whole genome shotgun sequence, a genomic segment contains:
- the Krt12 gene encoding keratin, type I cytoskeletal 12 yields the protein MSLSVRTSALSRRSSTQNGVAGRPWGASASSVACGYGGTASGFGVGCGGLLSAASMFGSSSGFSGGSTGCSPGLGTAFGGPLGAGVGGMGIGGSSGGGSLCIFSGNDGGLLSGSEKETMQNLNDRLASYLGKVRALEEANAELENKIREWYETRRTGDSGSQSDYSKYYPLIEDLKNKIISASVSNAQLLLQIDNARLAAEDFRMKYENELALRQTVEADINGLRRVLDELTLARADLEAQTENLAEELAYMKKNHEEELQSFQAGGPGEVNVEMDAAPGVDLTKILNEMRAQYEAMADQNRKDAEAWFLEKSGELRKEINSNTEQLQSSKSEVTDLKRMVQNLEIELQSQLAMKSSLEGSLAETEGGYCCQLSQMQQLIGSLEEQLQQLRADAERQNEDHQRLLGVKARLEMEIETYRRLLEGDSQGDGLDESLSLTVSKPQAPSVDSSKDPNKTRKIKTVVQEIVNGEVVSSQVQELEEAM from the exons ATGTCGCTTTCAGTCCGCACCTCTGCGCTATCCAGGAGGTCATCCACACAGAATGGGGTGGCAGGCAGACCTTGGGGTGCATCTGCTTCTAGTGTTGCCTGTGGCTATGGGGGAACGGCCTCTGGCTTTGGAGTTGGCTGTGGAGGGCTCCTTTCTGCGGCTTCCATGTTTGGGTCTAGTTCTGGCTTTAGCGGTGGCTCTACAGGTTGCTCGCCAGGGCTCGGCACTGCCTTTGGGGGACCTCTGGGAGCCGGCGTGGGAGGGATGGGGATAGGGGGTAGCTCGGGCGGTGGCTCTCTGTGTATCTTTTCTGGCAATGATGGAGGACTTCTTTCTGGTTCTGAAAAAGAAACCATGCAAAATCTGAATGATAGACTAGCTTCCTACCTGGGTAAGGTTCGCGCTCTAGAGGAGGCTAATGCGGAACTGGAAAACAAAATTCGAGAGTGGTATGAAACTCGAAGAACTGGAGACTCCGGGTCCCAGAGTGATTACAGTAAATACTACCCGCTGATTGAGGACCTGAAGAATAAG ATCATTTCTGCCAGCGTCAGCAatgcccagctcctcctgcagatTGACAACGCACGGCTGGCTGCAGAGGACTTCAGGATGAA GTATGAGAACGAGCTGGCCCTGCGCCAGACCGTGGAGGCCGACATCAACGGGCTGCGCAGGGTGCTGGACGAGCTGACCCTGGCCAGAGCCGACCTGGAAGCACAGACTGAGAACCTGGCTGAGGAGCTGGCTTACATGAAGAAGAACCACGAGGAG GAACTCCAAAGTTTCCAGGCAGGTGGTCCGGGTGAGGTCAATGTAGAAATGGACGCCGCACCTGGAGTGGACCTCACCAAGATCCTCAATGAAATGAGAGCCCAGTACGAAGCCATGGCTGACCAAAATCGGAAAGATGCAGAGGCTTGGTTCCTTGAAAAG AGCGGAGAGCTCAGAAAAGAGATCAACAGCAACACGGAGCAGCTTCAGTCCAGCAAGAGCGAGGTCACCGACCTCAAGCGCATGGTGCAGAACCTGGAGATTGAACTCCAGTCCCAGCTCGCCATG AAGTCGTCCCTGGAAGGCTCGCTGGCTGAAACCGAGGGTGGTTACTGCTGCCAGCTATCTCAGATGCAGCAGCTTATTGGCAGCCTGGAGGAGCAACTCCAGCAGTTGCGGGCTGATGCAGAGCGCCAGAACGAGGACCACCAGCGGCTGCTGGGCGTCAAGGCTCGCCTGGAGATGGAGATTGAGACCTACCGCCGGCTCCTAGAGGGGGATAGCCAAGG TGATGGTCTTGATGAAAGCTTATCCCTCACGGTCTCCAAACCTCAGGCACCATCAGTCGACTCCTCTAAAG ACCCAAATAAAACTCGAAAAATCAAGACAGTCGTGCAGGAGATAGTGAATGGCGAAGTGGTCTCATCCCAGGTTCAGGAACTTGAAGAAGCGATGTAA